The Mauremys reevesii isolate NIE-2019 linkage group 19, ASM1616193v1, whole genome shotgun sequence genomic sequence ctagaactggaagtgaccttgaaaggtcattgaagtccagcccctgccttcactagcaggaccaagtactgattttttgccccagatccgtaaatggcctcctcaaggactgaactcacaacactgggtgtagcaggccaatgctcaaattactgagctatccctccccccagcatagTGGCCTCCAtatgcaacacacacacagaactgcCAAAGGTGATCATTCTGCTACCAGCTAACACTAGTTTCCAAAAGGGTTTAGCCTGCTGGCGTGAAGGGGTCAGCACAGCCACGTTGGTCTGCCAAGCCATATTTAAACACCAGTTTCTAGGTCTGTATGAGTTGAGCTTTTTAAACCTATACACAGTACCACCAAATCACAGAATACAGTCAAATGCCCTTGCAGGTTTATATTACACTTCTCCTGAGATTTGGACCGAATACTCTAACCACCCCTTGTGCCTGTTCTCCTGAAGGGCCAAATGAAAGTTCTGTAGCACAACTTATCAAGAGCAGCTCTGGAGACACTATGACACTATACCACATTGATGGGACCCACAGAGGGTTATCGGTCTCGGGTGAGTAAACCACATCCCAGCACCAGAAAAGGACCTAGATAGCCAGAGATGCTCTATGTAGCCCCTGTTAGCATAGCATCtctcaaacattaatgaatttatcctcacaaaccCCCTGCAAAGTAGAGCAGttgaattatccccattttacagggaaggaactgaggcaaagagtaAATTAAGTGCCTTGCCCAAAGGCACACAAGAAGAGCCTGGAACTGAATGCAGGTCTCTCAAGGACCAGGGACCTAAACGGCAAGAGCATCGCTTCCTTCTGAACTGCTCCTGGAAAAGTGGCTGCAAGACCTGAGAAAGAGAAAGGCAGGGACAGGGCATGAAAATTAAGTAGCTGCctagtcagggctgggcaggaatTGTGGCTGATTCTAGATCTTTTAAAATACCATGCATATGCTTAACAACAATTATCTAGGTCCTAGGATAAGAAGATTGTGGCCAGGAGGGTAAATATTTAAAACTTCAGAACCAGTTTTGATTTTAGGACCACCCCATAACTCTTCCCATCTCCCACTGGAGATGGGCTGACCGGACAAGTCTCTtctatcccctcccctccccaataataaaataaataaataaataataataataatcataggGGAAATAGAGGGTCCCAGCAAAGAAGAATAAAGAGGGGGTGCTGCTCCCTTAGCTCAAGGGGGAGAGGTACGTGCTTTGGAGTAGGAGATCTGAGTGCTAGCCTTTGTTACTGTGAAAGCCTCAGACTGACTGTAGGTACAATGCAGCCACTACACCTCCTAAAACCAACTCTGACAAATGACTTTCTACAATTTAATGTTTCATCTTTAAAAACAGCCCGGGCCCAAAACTTGAGCACAGAGCAACTGGAAGAATTCAAAACTCAAGTGGCATGCCTTGGATTGAAGGAAGAGGAAACATTCTATGCTTCAGATAAGGTAAAAATCAACATGGGGTTCCTAGGAGAGTTATCAAGCCATCTTTAGAGCTTCAGAATCACGTTGAAATTaccaggagctgggatcaaatTAAATGCTCCAGCCTCCTCCCTGAAAAATGGCTAAAAAATAGTGTAGTAACCCAAAACAAACCCCAACGTGTAACATATTAAGGTGTATGCACTGCACCATGATGATATGATATCATGACTGGGCTAGTGAGCCATCCACTGCCCTTTAATTAACGGAATCAAAACTGCTCAACCATCTGCTATAGAACTTATACTGGTAACCCTAGAGGAGActctccagtttctccaggtGAGTAGGAGGTTCTAAGCTAGCTGTCCTCATGAAATGCCAAACGTGCACCATAGGGACAACCATGAAGTTCCCTAGTGGCCACAAATGTATTCACAGCAAGTATTATATAAACCAGAAAGAATACAGGAGCAAACCCTCTACCCCCATGCCTTGATAGGAATTAAACAAAGAACTTTAGCTGCtcagaccccttccccaaaagaAACATAAGCTTCACAGTTATTGTAAAACCAATAGGCACTGGCCAGGTACCAGGCTGGTGTTAGATCAGAGTCCTTCCCTTCCAACATGCCTAATCCTTGGCTTCCTTGGGGAAGTGCCACCAGACTCCACATTCACCAGTCCATTCCTTAATCCTCTCAAGTCTTTTGGAATCCTGTCAGCTTTAAACACCACCATAGTGAAAACTGGGATTGCCAAACCCAGGGCCTCCAAAAACACTAAGACAGTGTGCAATGATCAAGGCCAGACATACTCAGGCCCATTTCATAAATGCTTCTTCCTTCCCTCTGAGCAGCCAGCTCTCCCAGTAGCTGGCTGGGGCAGCTGCTAGCCCTTAATGAGCTAATGATAAGCAATGCAAAGCCACACAAGGAATACTGCATTTTaacagctcctctcccagccaagGGATTTCACCTTTAACATTCACCTCAATTTGCTTGCTTGACAAAAGCTTTGCTGCTGAGCAAGCATATTGTTCGTATTCCGGAAGCAGCAAGGAGACAAGTCCACATCCTAGCTGAAGCAATTTAAATCTTTAAATAGAGAGAACAAACTGTTCTTGCTACACAGCTTCTTGCCTTAGAGGCTGCTGAAACTGACACTATTTTAGCCTTTTGAGGATTCTAGTGCATTAGGCAGGAGGAATTTGAAAATGCACAAGAAATAGTGCTAGTTTTGCTCTAAGAAAATCCTGTAATACTGAGAGcaaattttacacacacacaatactgATTCTCACCCTTGTTCATCTCTGTAGGATCTGTGTCCCATGGAAGAAGAAAGAGATGACAAAAAGCACTCAGTTGAAGTGGTAGAACCACCACTGGGGTAACTCACATTGCCATGGCAACATTGCCCTCCACACTGGATATCAGCAGTTGTTCATTCTCTTCCACCTGTTTAGCCACTGAAGGATCTTCCCTTGTCACATCTGATCATGTGGGTTCTTTGGCACAAACTACTGACATTTTCATTTTCTGTGTTCTGCACCTTTAAATTTCCAAGCACTCTTCATGcatgcagagctcagcaaccattTGTTCTCACTTCTTAGTGCAGACTTTCACAAAGGAGACTCACACAGTATGCTCTCTCCTGAAGACtctacttttgttctttcttgtcgatttaaaaataaagataaatcTGACTGATCGTAACTGTTTGCTCTCCAAGTATGGCAAAAAACACAAATACCTGTTTTTCCCCCTACAGTAAAAGGTCTTGTACTGACATCTGTCCCTTCAAGCAGCACTTACTATGCCCAAAAATATTATACACACATACATTTAAATATTCTATAAAACAACTGTAACATGGCTGAATGATAAAATCACCTGTTTTCCCTGAGTGACATCATAACACTTAGGGACAAATCCTGAGTTAATGGCCATTCACTACCAAGCCAGCAGTGCCATAGTAATGGGCCATGAGAAAGCTGTCATTtttttctgagagagagagaaaggagatgGAAGAGACTTAAGTATGAATCAAAATTGCAGCCcagatttaaagaaaaatttTCTTTTGTCTTAttctctcctgtcccctgtttGGCTTCCCTGCTGTGCAGCTTTGTTCCCCTACATGGGAACTAGGACCACCAGCAGCGTTAGTGAAACCCAGTAAggacctgatccagctcccattagaAGTCAAGAGAAACATTCCATTTTACTTCAGTGAGAGTGAACAGGCCCTAACGCCCCAGTCTCTCAGGTATCAGTTaaagaggtgagctggggaagggAACAGCTGACTTAAAAGATTCCCTCCCTGCTTCAGTACTAGATGTCACAATATCCCTACCCACTCACTCACTATATCCAAAAGCGGCATTGCATGGTCTTTGGCCATGTTGCCAGGAAAGCTAAAAACAATCCAGCATACTGTGCTCTCAAATTTCCATCAATGCACAAAGGGGTGCACCCCCGGACTTTATCCAGCACCACTGCGGGGCTGCCCCAGAGATTCGTGGATTCACAGGATTGAGCCAGATCTGGGAACGTCACTACACGACGTCTGGTGCAACGCCACCAACTGTGGTCACTCTGGTTAATGCAACAGTCCTCGGTAGACTGTGTGTGTTTGATTGATTGATGGATGAACTCAGGGATGGATGCAGAGGAAACCTTTCAACTTGTTCTGAAATTTTACAAACTATAGCTTCAAAACTAAATCTTGATAttgttttagggcctgatcccacaGCCTCCCATGCATAGAGGTTTCATTAACTTTACTGGGACCATCTCATGCAAAAGGCCAGGAGAACCAGAGTATATTAAAAGATGGAAGGCACCCTGCAGGGTGGGGAACACAAAGTGGGGAGAAAATGAAAATACTATGTAGGACACATCGTGTTCCAGAACTCTGATGAGAATCCACACCTCACCATTTTGAAGACGGTGACACAGTACTGCAGTTCCATGTGGACTATGCCCATCACAGTCTACACACACGAGTTCCACTTGCTGGGGGAGTCGCACTATCTAACCACAATCTTATCAACATCCCGCACAGTCCCTTAGGGAATCATTACCAGGGCACAGTCAAGATTACTTGGGTGACTGACTGaatttttccttctttgacatTTTTGGAGCATTTTAACCTTATAATTTCATCTCTTTTTAATATTTGGAGATCTTTATCAGGTTTGGAAGACTGGAGTCAGTGATAGGAACTTTCAACAGAAAAGTGCAGTATGACACTGAGTTTTGTTTCATCTGCTAACATGAAAAAGCTCAGAGCTGCCTATTTCACgccaaattaaaatgcagaattcAATGcaaaagatatttttttaaaatcacaggaATTTCTCCGAAAGACCTCATTACTTAACCAAATACAATGTGGCATGAGACATATAGATATGAGGGTGAATAAAATAGATTCTTGTGCCCAGATGAGCAACTTCAGCCAGAGCATTTTATTCCACCTCCCTTCAAGTGAAGCCCTGGCACTACACTGGTCTACATTGCTGCTGTTCTTAGCTTAGCACATCTCACTGCTCAAACTTTGGATTTTAAACTACTTCCACAAATACCAGATACCACCACTGCATTGAAGGTAGGAAAAGCTGTATGTAGGGTCATGCTTCTTCTGGCAGTTACACCCCAGATCCAAGCAAAGGCTGGACAAGAACTGTACGGAGAAGACAGTTCACTAATGTGTTCATATCAGATGTACAGGGTGCACAGCTCCCAGAATTTACATCACAAAGATCTCTCAAATATAAAACCCTGGATAACATTCCAAGGCACCAGACAAGACATCAGGAGACCTGGTGCTTATGACTATTCCTGCCTCTCCTACAGACTTACTGTTTGACTTTGGGTAAGTATCAGtccctgtgtgcctcagtttccttacccCCCAGAGAACTGAGAACTCAAAACTTTGTCACCAGAAATTTCACAAACCCCACAACTTCTAACCAGGACTTCATTATGGACAGCAGAGTTTTCTTTGGCTTTGAAGGTTTCACTTTGTCCTACATCCAGGTAGCGATTTAGCAATGGGAAGAAAATGGAGGAGCAGGATGGGAAATCAGTGTCAAATAGCCAATAGACGTCCAGTTGCAAAAATGTTTGCTGCAGAGCTTTGATTTGATTACGCATCCCTTCCAATACACACAGCCAGAGATGCATCCTGTGTTTATACTGCATTGCTGCCCCACTCATCACCAGAGCCACTACAGACTGACCCCATGGATTTCATGGAAGGACTAAAATGGGGGGGACGAGTCATTATAGAATCTCTCAGTTAATaaggtttttaatttttatatattgCAGCTTTGAACTGGTTGGGTTGGTATAATCCAATGTCCTCATCCTGCAGCATGTGTGCGCGTTTCACTCCCACTGACTCCATGAGCAGTGCGaggaaggactgcaggatcaggcaggTTACAGATGAAAAGAACCCTGCACGGATGGAATATGCAAGGGGTAGAAAATGCAAACCAGGTGCTGGGTCACTGCCTTTCAGTGCTTTGGAGGAAATCCCAGTCAGCCACATGCGAGGGCAATGACACAGAACTTTAGTTCCAGCCCTGCCAGGGTTCAGCCTATCGCACTCTGTGTGCACGTAATGGGGCCCACTCGCTGTTGCAATGCATGATACCAACGTCCTTTTTGCAGTGCAGCCAAAGACCCTCAGAGGTACCTTTCAGAGAACCATCTTAAAGTAGCACGTCACACGCATTAGCTCAAAGTCAGTGTTCATGCCAAATTAAAGCTCTGACTGCAGTGCAAACGGTGCAGCTTTTATCTGAGCAATTTCCTGGAAAGGTACATCATTGCTTCATCTCCACACAAATGTTACGCAGTCTGTCTCTGATACATGCACCTAGCAGATTTGCCCTGACAACTGGACAATTCAACAGTTGCACAGAAATCTCTATACACAGATTCCCAAGTTGAGACATTGCAGTGAGAGGGATTCATCCCACACTCTCTCATCTCCCTTGAAGAGAAGCCATGGCACTAGCCTGCATTGTTACGGTTCTCAGCTTAGCGCATCTCCTCAGCGCTATGCCCCTGCACTGTGAACTCCTGCTTCCACAAATCCCAGACAACACTACAGCATCCAAGGTAAGAAAAGCCCTGAAGTGGGTCTTTCTTCTTCTGGTGATTACACTCCAATTACATGCAATGACCAGGAAGGAACTAGGCAGTGGGAACCATCCACTAAGATATTTGGGTCTTATGTTGGTGAAGCACACACAGTTTACATCACAATATAATACTCTCTCAAATATAAAACCCAAGATAAAAAGGTTAAAGTACAGGATTAGGAATCAGGAAACCTGGATTCTCTTCTTGTCTCTACAACAAACTATCTATGCAtcttccatgcctcagtttctccatttgtaaaacgTGGAGAATACTTCCCTACCTAGCAAACATTGAATTCAAGTACATTTGCCACCAAAATATACCACTACTGTAAGTACTTAAGTACTATattatgccactatataaatagTGAATATTAGCTGGTAGTAGACCTGATGCAAAATGGGAAAGTATCCATATATGTTGTGACATATTCATAAATATGTTCAGCCCCGTTGGGTTTTGTAATAGCCCTGTTCTCTTTTTCCCCCACCAAATTCCCCTGGGATTatatttcaaaatcttgaaaagtTTCCAAAATAAGTTAAAGTTTTAATGCAAAACAAATCCCACAATGTGACTTCACTGACCATTTAAAAGTGACAGAAgggtgaaaggggaaaaaaacagaaaccaAAAGCCACCTTAGAAAAATCAACACATTCAATATTTCTATCCACCATAAAGaattctgtttctctctctctttttggctACTCTTGCTAGTTTTAGTGAGACCTTGACAGCGGCAAAGCGCAGTACTACTGCAGAATGCGAGAGCAAGACTTGTCACTGTACAGACAAGCCATTCATTTTCCCTCTTGGAACTTCATAAGAGTCCCTTATTCTagtctcctcctctgccccctctaTCTTCACAGCTCCTGGGGAAATGGTTCTACATAGCTGGGGCGTCACAGTTCCCCTTTCACCTGCTGGAAATGGTGCAGATAGATAACGGTTATCTTGATGTGAACCCTACTGAGCAGGAGCAGGAGTTACTCATCAACCAGCATATCACAGTGTAAGACTGTTCACTCTTCAatgcctcctcctcttccctttgTCCATCTGTGCACCTATCTTATTTTTATACCATAATTTCCCCCCTTACTCCATAGACTTTTCAGCACAAGGTTTCAATTAGCATCACCTGAACAAAGAGGGAACAAGGGAACGTTTGATAAAAGTTTCTCTATGAAATTTTTTCCCAGTGATTTGTATGTCTCTGTGTCCCCCCTCACTAGCTCATGTCTGACTAAGCCTCCTACTAACAGCACTACAAGAGTTTAATTTAGTTCCACCATCTTATTATTTGAGGGAAGTTGTATGGCTTGTGTTACACAGcaagtcaaactagatgatctcaatggtcccttctagccttggaatctattggttttggggttttttttttttcctttcccttggTTTTTCTGACCTCTCCCATGGTCCTTGCAGCCAGGTTGGATTCTTTCTTGCTCTCCTAATCAGTCTCTCACTAGGTAGCCTGCATCCATATTAATGTATCAGACTGTCCCCTGCAACACAAAGGCTGCCTGCTTATGCTGCATATGCCAGACCATGAATGTTCATGGACGGTGAAAACTTACCTATAAGCATTGGGCTGTACCACGAGCCATGCATTGCAGCCCCCATCTCTGCCTTGCTCTGTGCTGGCCTCTGCAGATTGACTCCCTCCTCTCCAAGCAGCAGGTTCTATCATGGTCCTGGCAGGACCTCTTCATGTTTGCCCAACCCTCCTCAGTTGCTTGTACTCACCTTGACCTGTGGATAGACAGAGGCCATCAGTCTGGCACTAAACTCTCTTCTGTTTCACATATGAGAGACAGAGGAGGTCGAAGAAGCTGTGCATATCCTGAGTTCCATGCAGTATTTATACTTTGTATAAGTGTACCAATGTACCGCACAATACACCAGTGTATGTAATACACACAGACACTAGACGCTATGTGAAGGCATGTAGCtcccatcaatttatataagtaccttcctggggagaaaatactAGGCACTAAAGGAATCTTTaatctatcagagaaaggtataacaagaaccagtggctggaagtcaaagccaggaaattcaaattAGTAATaagccgctccccccccccctttttttttttttaaacaaagtgagGATGATTAACCcgtggaacaaactaccaagggaaatggtggactCCCCATATCTTGATGTCTTCATGTCAAGACTGGACACCTACCTAAAAAAATATACTTTTGTCAAATAAGTTACCAGGCTCAatgcaggggtaactgggtgaaattctctgactggtgttatacaggaggtaagGCTAGGCGATCTAATAATGgtaccttctgaccttaaaaactacTCTCTCTCTACTCTAATGGTAGAATTTGCCTCCAAGTGTCTCAAGACAGCAGAATCCTTAACCTCACCTCTCTAGTGATAGCTTgttcaccctctctctctctctttttagcaGGGACAAATGTCTCTCAAGCAACTCAGCTTACCTTGAAGTCTCTATCAATAATGCCACACTGATCAAGTATGGTAAGAATCTGCTGCCAAGAGGGAAGCAGAGCACACAGAGACATCATTATCTAAACATAGAGGAGGGCAAGTGGATGGGGGTGGGCGGTCAGGAGTTTATATATTAGTTTCTTGGATGCATCTCATTGCACATTTGAAGCCTCAGTACAGGGGGGAATCAGGTGACTGAACCCACCGAGAACCTGAGGGACAGATTCCCCCTTGGAATGATCCTCTCCTCATTGGGGCAGTTCTTTGCACCATTCTCAGAGAGATAAGATAGCAGTCAGAGAGCCATGCACAACCATTTATGGCTGAACACACCAAGGAATCAATCATGAGCCAGTTGCATACATCCATGTTAGGATGAGAGCCAGGCATCTTTGGCTCCTTAAAATCCCAGGCCATTATCTAAAAGAAGACCAAAAAACTAAAGGCCTGTAACTTGTATTGAACTGCTGGGAGTTGGACTGGGCCCTACAGAAGAAGCGACACCAGGATAGGACTTTTCTACACGTGATCAGATCCCTGAGCAGATGGTAGCAAAACATGTATTCATCTATAATCAGACCAATAAACTCACTGTCCAATATTAGCAATTCTTGCAGGTTTATACTGGGTCTTGTTACACAGAATTGGGTTGAATTTAATATTCTTACTACCCACTCCTCAACTCCTGATTGTGTTCTCGCGAAGCCAAGAACCAGCGCACCATGGGGAAGCTCATGAACAGCAGTTCAGAAGAAATTTTCCTTATTCAATACCAGCTGCATAAGGAAGAAAAGAACTACACAGGATTGTATCTTTATGGTATGCAAACCCCATTATAAAATAACTTGAAGCTGTGATCGGGGGGTATGaagaataaatataaatatatggagatatacctatctcctagaactggaagggaccttgaaaggtcattgagtccagccccctgccttcactagcaggaccaagtactgatttttgccccatatccctaagccccctcaaggattgaactcacaaccctggctttagcaggccaatgctcaaaccactcagctatccctccctcctgttAATTTTAAGTGGGGGAGAGggtacagaatcatagaatatcagggtttgaagggacctcaggaggtcatctagtccaaccccctgctcaaagcaggaccaatctccagacagatttttgccccagatccctaaaagaAGCTTCACCCCCATATAATAAAACTACATCAGAATTTTCAGTGTTGCCAGCGCTCATGATATTTGGCAGTTttcttgaagccccagctcctggagttacAGGAATACATAAAAAttgcagctttcatttaaaaaaaaagtttgtagccATCAtaattgcaaagaaaagcttgaaaatatgacccaaaTGCACCCTGTAGTTTCAAAAACCAGAATtccaataaaaaaatcaaaatgtattgGTTTTGTAAAAGCATGTGATTGtaagccaatttcatgatttcaagtggcctaattcattattttttcacacttggggttggcaatactgaaactTATAAAGCCCCCTCACCAACCAGATCACTCTACTACTCCACAAGGTAGAACTTCTCTTTACTCCTTCCAGCTCAGAAGCAACTACATAAGGAAAAAAGtcccagcactttccaaagaGGGCCACGCTCCTCCAGAACAGTCAGAGAACTGCCTAAGGACCCCCAGCACTTTTTGTAATATCTGTACCTCAGCGGGTCACAGGGAACTCGCAAGCACAGACAATAATGGCAGTCCCAACCACCGCTTACAGCCGGTGCCTTTATAATTAacagaagtgacactggcgaacAAGTGAAGGATATGGGGCGTTAGAGAGCAATGCCCAAGTGTAATTTGGTGCTTGGACCAGACTGGGGCTGTCACTCGGGAGCACCTTAGTTGACTGCGttcaggaagggaagggaagggttcAGCCGAGCACTGCGGAACATTCTGGACACCTCAGCAGTGCTGACACAAGACGGCCCTCTGCTGGCTGCCAGTGACCTAGAACTTTTACCTTAGGAGACGTCCTGTCAGCCCATGAGGTGAACAAATGGAATCCATTGCCTGGGGCTCTTTAGTGTACAGTGGGTTTCCTTGGGCTACAAATCCTGATTTGGGGTACTGATCCTAAAGCAAAAATGTGCAGCTAAGATGCTATTTTCTCCCACCACACTGTGTACACCAACAGCTGTTTAGAAGTGAACTCCACTTACCTCAGATCCTATCGCTTGGGGAGAGAGGAGATGCCATGCTATCCCTCTCCATCTCCGCCCATTTCCCTTTCTGTCCCACCCACATTCTCCCCCCATGCTGTCTCCATCTTCTGTCCCATTCTCATCCTTATATTGACCTCCCCTGTCTGTTTCCCTCTTTCTGTCTCCCCCACCTGTGTCcttttcacacacacattctctctccctctctgcaccccctcctcagTCTCTTTCCACCTCCTGCCCACTTGCCCAATCCTAGATTCCTTAGAGTGGCCACCTTCCTAGTGTGCAGCCCGGCTTCAATCTCAGTGAAAATAAGAAGATATGGTAACAATCTTGACAGGGCAGCCTCAATTCCACATACAGAAACTAAAGGGGAATGGCAGCCATCTTGACTGAGAGAAGCCTATGGTCTCCATCCTACTGAGAGTAATGGAAGATGGCAGCCAAATCACCACAAGGGCAATATTCACAAGAAACACAaataccaaatattgtgagagttGGACACTTTGTGCTCCCGTAACAGAGGGGGGCGTCACTAGCCACTGAAGCCAGCCTCTCCAGTCCTGCCTGGCTCCTTTTCTGATGGGGTGGTTCAGGGGAATGGGAGGGACGGACTGAAGAACCACTGCCTAGAGTCAGCTGCTGAGATGGTGCCTGTGTTCTCAATCCTGTCTGAGGGAGttgggctctgggctgactgAGCTGTGAGAGGGGAAACTGCAATCTAGTGCCCACATAGACGGCCAAGCACCTGACAAGGGGGGCAGTGAGGATGGAACAGGAGGGACAGGCCCTTCACCCCACGCCTTCTCTCTGTAGCCGGGGAGGGAGGCACCTCAGAAGGAAAAGCAGTGCTGAGAGGAAAAACTCACCCAGAGCCTATGCAACCCCGGGACATGGCTGGGATTCAGTCCAGCAATTTACTAAGCCAAGTTGTCAGAAATCTGGGAGAGAGAGTGTGGGCCCTTTCCCTTCATAAAAGCTCTGTAGTAGGGAAGGCCAGGTGAACCACCTGCCTGCCTCCATGAAGGGGGAATGAAATCACCAGGGACCACCGAGGACAGGGCTTCCCCAGCTGGTAGGTCTGGGTCGGGTCGCATGGCAAGCAGGCTGAAGTGCCCATTGTTCTAGTTCTGTGTCCCTCAGGACCATGAAGAGTGGGCAGCAGTTAAAGTATTTCACAACAGACAGAACCCCAACTGCACCAGAACAAGGAGGGGGGGGAGCACCACATGCCCAAGCTGAGGAGAAAAGTGGGAGTTGTTCTTCCCGCTCTCCCGCACTTGAGCATCCAAGAATGGGATTACACCcaccaagccagtaacagtcaTGCCCCTCTGAGCTGCATTCAGGCTCTCCAGCCATATTAGCCCAAATGAGGCTCTGATGGTGGGTTTAAGTAGCTTTGGAAGTTCACTTCTGATTCACCGCTCAGCAAGTAGAGCACCAGTGACAGAAGAGCTGCAGATAAAGAGTTCTAGGCTAAATGTGGGAAGCACACATTTTAACAAAGGGATTATTAGGTGCCTTGTAAAACTGATATTTCTATAAAACCATAACATGTATTTTCAATTAAGATAAACACAAAAGATCAGAGGATTCATTTGTCAGTAAATATATACCACACAGCTCTGGTGCATTGAAGCAATTATGTATTAAGCATTATGCCCTACGCTACACGAGCTAAAGGAGCACCACCATTAGCTAGCAGCAATAGTATACTGTTATCCTCTATATGAACCAGCCACTAGAGAAGTGCAACTTTACAAGTGTGTTATAAATACATACCCTGTGGGGGTTAACAGTCACAGCACAGATAAAGTGACATgaatggagaggagagagaatcTCTTACTAGGACAACCTGGTTAAGTGTGTCAAACAGAGAGAATGAAGAAACAGGGAAGGTAGGTAAGGAACATGGAAATCATATACCTAAACTAATTATATTCATCGAGA encodes the following:
- the LOC120386912 gene encoding alpha-1-acid glycoprotein 1-like, producing MALACIVTVLSLAHLLSAMPLHCELLLPQIPDNTTASKLLGKWFYIAGASQFPFHLLEMVQIDNGYLDVNPTEQEQELLINQHITVRDKCLSSNSAYLEVSINNATLIKYAKNQRTMGKLMNSSSEEIFLIQYQLHKEEKNYTGLYLYARNQNMSKTQLEEFRDHAKCLGLREEEIIYAPWQKKELCQMKETKQMILQARRPQLQY